From a single Leclercia sp. AS011 genomic region:
- a CDS encoding L-cystine transporter, whose translation MNFPLIANIVVFVGLLLLLAQSRHKQWSLAKKVLVGLVMGVVFGLALQAIYGSSNPVLKDSIQWFNIVGNGYVQLLQMIVMPLVFASILSAVARLHNASQLGKISILTIGTLLFTTLIAALVGVLVTNLFGLTAEGLVQGTAETARLTAIETNYAGKVADLTVPQMVLSFIPKNPFADLTGASPTSIISVVIFAAFLGVAALKLLKDDAPKGQRVLTAIDTLQSWVMKLVRLVMQLTPYGVLALMTKVVAGSNLQDIIKLGSFVVASYLGLGIMFVVHGILLAVNGVSPLKYFRKVWPVLTFAFTSRSSAASIPLNVEAQTRRLGVPESIASFSASFGATIGQNGCAGLYPAMLAVMVAPTVGINPLDPVWIATLVGIVTVSSAGVAGVGGGATFAALIVLPALGLPVTLVALLISVEPLIDMGRTALNVSGSMTAGTLTSQWLKQTDKAVLDSEEHAELAHR comes from the coding sequence ATGAATTTTCCATTAATCGCGAACATCGTGGTGTTCGTCGGCTTACTGCTGTTGCTGGCGCAGTCGCGTCATAAACAGTGGAGCCTCGCCAAAAAAGTGCTGGTCGGTCTGGTGATGGGCGTGGTCTTTGGCCTGGCGCTGCAGGCCATTTACGGTTCCAGCAACCCGGTACTGAAAGACTCTATCCAGTGGTTTAACATTGTCGGTAACGGCTACGTCCAGCTGCTGCAGATGATTGTTATGCCGCTGGTGTTTGCCTCTATTTTGAGCGCGGTCGCCCGCCTGCATAACGCATCCCAGCTGGGTAAAATCAGTATCCTGACCATCGGTACGCTGCTGTTTACCACCCTCATCGCGGCCCTGGTGGGCGTGCTGGTCACCAATCTGTTTGGCCTGACCGCAGAAGGTCTGGTGCAGGGGACCGCGGAAACCGCGCGCCTGACCGCCATCGAGACCAACTATGCAGGGAAAGTCGCGGATCTTACCGTACCGCAGATGGTGCTCTCCTTTATCCCGAAAAACCCGTTTGCCGATCTGACCGGGGCTAGCCCGACGTCGATCATCAGCGTGGTGATTTTCGCCGCCTTCCTCGGCGTGGCTGCGCTGAAGCTGCTGAAAGATGACGCTCCAAAAGGCCAGCGCGTGCTGACCGCCATCGATACCCTGCAAAGCTGGGTGATGAAGCTGGTGCGTCTGGTGATGCAGCTGACCCCGTACGGCGTACTGGCGCTGATGACCAAAGTGGTGGCAGGCTCAAACCTGCAGGACATCATCAAGCTGGGCAGCTTCGTGGTCGCCTCTTACCTCGGTCTGGGCATCATGTTTGTGGTCCACGGCATTCTGCTCGCCGTGAACGGCGTCAGCCCGCTGAAATACTTCCGTAAAGTGTGGCCGGTCCTGACCTTCGCCTTTACCAGCCGCTCCAGCGCTGCCTCCATTCCGCTGAACGTGGAAGCGCAGACCCGTCGTCTGGGCGTGCCGGAATCAATCGCCAGCTTCTCGGCCTCTTTTGGTGCGACCATTGGTCAGAACGGTTGTGCAGGTCTCTACCCGGCAATGCTGGCGGTAATGGTCGCGCCGACGGTAGGCATTAACCCGCTGGATCCGGTGTGGATTGCGACCCTGGTCGGGATTGTGACCGTAAGCTCTGCCGGCGTGGCCGGTGTGGGTGGCGGCGCAACCTTCGCGGCACTGATTGTACTGCCTGCGCTGGGTCTGCCGGTGACGCTGGTGGCGCTGCTGATCTCCGTTGAACCGCTGATCGACATGGGTCGTACTGCGCTGAACGTCAGCGGCTCCATGACTGCGGGTACGCTGACCAGCCAGTGGCTGAAGCAGACCGATAAAGCGGTACTGGACAGCGAAGAACATGCGGAACTGGCGCACCGTTAA
- a CDS encoding fructosamine kinase family protein — MWQAISHLLSEQLGEGEIELRNELPGGEIHAAWHLRYAGRDLFVKCDERELLPIFTAEADQLELLSRSKTVSVPHVWAVGSDRDYCFLVMDYLPARPLDAHNAFILGQQIARLHQWSEQPQFGLDFDNDLSTTPQPNAWQRRWSTFFAEQRIGWQLELAAEKGMEFGNIDAIVDHIQQRLASHQPQPSLLHGDLWSGNCALGPNGPYIFDPACYWGDRECDLAMLPLHPEQPPQIYDGYQSVSPLPAGFLQRQPVYQLYTLMNRAILFGGEHLVIAQKALERVLAA, encoded by the coding sequence ATGTGGCAGGCTATCAGTCATCTTTTAAGTGAACAACTGGGCGAAGGTGAAATTGAACTGCGTAACGAGCTGCCAGGGGGCGAGATCCACGCCGCATGGCATCTGCGGTATGCAGGACGCGACCTCTTCGTGAAATGTGATGAACGCGAGCTGTTACCTATCTTCACCGCGGAAGCTGACCAGCTGGAACTGCTCTCCCGCAGCAAAACCGTCTCTGTACCCCATGTCTGGGCCGTTGGCAGCGATCGTGACTACTGCTTTCTGGTGATGGATTACCTCCCTGCCCGTCCTCTCGATGCACACAACGCCTTTATCCTGGGGCAACAAATTGCCCGCCTGCATCAGTGGAGCGAGCAGCCGCAGTTCGGCCTCGATTTCGACAACGACCTCTCAACGACGCCACAGCCCAACGCCTGGCAGCGACGCTGGTCGACCTTCTTTGCCGAACAGCGCATCGGCTGGCAGCTCGAGCTGGCGGCGGAAAAAGGGATGGAGTTCGGCAACATCGATGCCATTGTCGATCATATCCAGCAGCGCCTGGCCTCGCACCAGCCGCAGCCTTCGCTGCTTCACGGCGATCTATGGTCAGGTAACTGCGCGCTGGGTCCGAATGGCCCTTATATCTTCGATCCGGCCTGCTACTGGGGCGACAGGGAGTGCGATCTCGCGATGCTGCCGCTGCATCCTGAACAGCCGCCGCAGATCTACGATGGCTATCAGTCAGTCTCGCCGTTGCCAGCCGGTTTTTTGCAAAGGCAGCCGGTCTATCAGCTCTATACCCTGATGAACCGCGCTATTCTGTTTGGCGGTGAGCATCTGGTGATTGCGCAGAAAGCGCTGGAGCGAGTGCTGGCGGCATAG
- a CDS encoding metal-dependent hydrolase: protein MTAEGHLLFSLACAVFAKNAELTPVLAQGDWWHIVPSAVLTCLLPDIDHPKSLLGQRLKWISKPIARACGHRGFTHSLLAVFAALTLFYLKVPDSWLIPADAIQGMVLGYLSHILADMLTPAGVPLLWPCRWRFRLPILRPQKGNQLERALCMALFAWAVWMPQTLPENGAVRWSSHMINSLQFQFNRFIHHQSEQ from the coding sequence ATGACGGCGGAAGGTCATCTGCTCTTTTCTCTCGCCTGCGCAGTGTTTGCCAAAAACGCTGAGCTTACACCGGTGCTGGCGCAGGGTGACTGGTGGCATATCGTGCCATCGGCAGTTTTGACCTGCCTGTTACCTGATATCGATCACCCCAAGTCGCTGCTCGGGCAGCGGCTGAAGTGGATCTCTAAACCCATTGCCCGCGCCTGCGGCCATCGCGGCTTTACCCACAGCCTGTTGGCGGTGTTTGCTGCGCTCACCCTCTTCTATTTAAAAGTACCGGACAGCTGGCTGATCCCGGCGGATGCTATCCAGGGGATGGTGCTGGGCTATCTGAGCCATATTCTGGCCGACATGCTCACTCCGGCAGGTGTTCCCCTGCTGTGGCCCTGCCGCTGGCGTTTTCGTCTGCCGATCCTCAGGCCGCAAAAAGGTAACCAGCTGGAGCGCGCTCTGTGCATGGCCCTGTTTGCCTGGGCAGTGTGGATGCCGCAGACGCTGCCGGAGAACGGGGCGGTGCGCTGGTCCTCGCACATGATTAATTCGCTGCAGTTTCAGTTCAACCGCTTTATTCATCATCAAAGTGAACAGTAA
- the hxpB gene encoding hexitol phosphatase HxpB yields the protein MSTPRQILAAIFDMDGLLIDSEPLWDRAELDVMASLGVDISRRHELPDTLGLRIDMVVELWYAHQPWVGPGRDEVTDRIINRALTLVEENRPLLNGAREAVALCKAQGLKVGLASASPLHMLEKVLIMFDLRDSFDALASAEKLPYSKPHPQVYMDCAAKLGVDPTTCVALEDSVNGMIASKAARMRSIVVPAEENQQDARYALADVKLTSLQALTVAHLRG from the coding sequence ATGTCGACGCCGCGTCAAATTCTTGCAGCCATTTTTGATATGGATGGATTACTGATTGATTCCGAGCCGCTCTGGGATCGTGCTGAACTGGATGTGATGGCCAGCCTGGGGGTGGACATCAGCCGCCGTCACGAACTGCCGGACACCCTTGGCCTGCGCATCGATATGGTGGTTGAACTCTGGTATGCCCATCAGCCGTGGGTCGGGCCGGGCCGGGACGAGGTCACCGACCGCATCATCAACCGGGCCCTGACGCTGGTTGAAGAGAACCGCCCGCTGCTCAACGGCGCGCGTGAAGCCGTAGCCCTGTGCAAAGCGCAGGGGCTGAAAGTGGGCCTCGCCTCCGCCTCGCCGCTGCACATGCTGGAAAAAGTACTGATCATGTTTGATCTGCGCGACAGCTTTGATGCGCTGGCCTCGGCAGAAAAACTGCCTTACAGCAAGCCGCACCCGCAGGTGTATATGGACTGCGCCGCGAAGCTGGGCGTCGACCCGACCACCTGCGTGGCGCTGGAAGACTCTGTTAACGGCATGATTGCCAGCAAAGCGGCGCGGATGCGCTCTATTGTCGTTCCCGCAGAAGAGAATCAGCAGGACGCCCGCTACGCGCTGGCAGACGTTAAACTGACCTCGCTGCAGGCGCTTACCGTGGCGCATCTGCGCGGGTAA
- the cedA gene encoding cell division activator CedA: MNPLLMKPLRQQNRPVISYQPRVEPAPPEHASKLDGFRDVWLLRGKYVAFVLTGEHFRRSPAFTVPESAQRWALQVRQEEEIDD, encoded by the coding sequence GTGAACCCGCTGCTTATGAAACCTCTTCGCCAACAAAATCGTCCTGTTATCAGTTACCAGCCACGGGTTGAACCCGCGCCGCCAGAACATGCCAGCAAACTGGATGGCTTTCGTGACGTCTGGTTGTTACGCGGTAAATATGTGGCCTTTGTGCTGACTGGCGAGCATTTCCGTCGTTCCCCGGCGTTTACCGTGCCGGAGTCAGCTCAACGCTGGGCGCTTCAGGTCCGTCAGGAAGAAGAGATTGATGATTAA
- the kduD gene encoding 2-dehydro-3-deoxy-D-gluconate 5-dehydrogenase KduD, whose product MILDAFNLSGKVAIVTGCDTGLGQGMALGLAQAGCDIVSVNRRIPEETAAGVKALGRRFMAIQADLSKQDAINAIVGQTVAEMGRVDILVNNAGTIRREDALTFSEKDWDEVMNLNLKSVFFLSQAVARQFIAQGQGGKIINIASMLSFQGGIRVPSYTASKSGVLGITRLLANEWAHHGINVNAIAPGYMATNNTQQLRDDEQRSKEILDRIPAGRWGKPEDLQGPAVFLASSASDYVNGYTLAVDGGWLAR is encoded by the coding sequence ATGATACTGGATGCCTTTAATCTTTCAGGAAAAGTTGCCATCGTTACCGGCTGTGATACCGGCCTCGGCCAGGGCATGGCGCTGGGTCTGGCCCAGGCAGGCTGCGATATCGTAAGCGTCAATCGCCGGATCCCGGAAGAGACCGCCGCTGGCGTTAAAGCGCTGGGCCGCCGGTTTATGGCCATCCAGGCCGACCTCAGCAAGCAGGATGCCATTAATGCTATTGTCGGGCAGACGGTAGCCGAAATGGGCCGCGTGGATATTCTGGTGAATAACGCCGGGACCATTCGTCGGGAAGATGCCCTCACCTTCAGTGAAAAGGACTGGGATGAGGTGATGAACCTTAACCTGAAGTCGGTCTTTTTCCTGTCGCAGGCCGTGGCCCGCCAGTTCATCGCCCAGGGGCAAGGCGGAAAAATTATTAACATCGCCTCCATGCTGTCGTTCCAGGGCGGGATCCGGGTTCCCTCTTATACCGCCTCGAAAAGCGGCGTGCTGGGGATCACCCGCCTGCTGGCTAACGAGTGGGCGCACCACGGCATTAACGTTAACGCCATCGCGCCGGGCTATATGGCAACCAATAACACCCAGCAGTTACGCGACGACGAACAGCGCAGCAAGGAGATCCTCGACCGCATCCCGGCAGGCCGCTGGGGTAAGCCGGAAGATCTGCAGGGCCCGGCGGTATTTCTCGCCTCGTCGGCCTCGGACTACGTCAACGGCTATACCCTCGCCGTTGATGGGGGCTGGCTCGCACGTTAA
- a CDS encoding YniB family protein, with protein MTYQQAGRVAILKIIAGWVIFIPAVISTIISVLKFIYDHSEKQAGINAVMLDFAHVMIEMMRFNTPFLNFFWYNSPTPDFRQGMNIAFWIIFALIFIALALQASGARMRRQTRLIREGMEAQLILEKAKGDEGLTREQIESRIVVPNHTIFLQIFTLYVLPVLMIIAGYFLFSLLGLV; from the coding sequence ATGACATATCAACAAGCTGGACGTGTAGCGATACTGAAGATAATCGCCGGATGGGTAATTTTTATCCCGGCGGTGATCTCGACCATTATTTCCGTCCTGAAATTTATCTATGACCACAGCGAGAAACAGGCCGGGATCAATGCCGTGATGCTGGATTTTGCCCACGTCATGATCGAGATGATGCGTTTCAACACGCCGTTCCTGAATTTCTTCTGGTACAACTCACCGACGCCCGATTTCCGGCAGGGGATGAACATTGCCTTCTGGATCATCTTTGCCCTGATCTTTATCGCCCTGGCGCTACAGGCTTCGGGCGCGAGGATGCGTCGGCAGACGCGCTTGATTCGTGAAGGGATGGAGGCGCAGCTGATTCTGGAGAAGGCGAAAGGGGATGAGGGGTTAACCCGCGAGCAGATCGAATCGCGTATCGTGGTGCCGAATCACACCATCTTCCTGCAAATCTTCACACTTTACGTACTGCCGGTACTGATGATTATCGCCGGATACTTCCTGTTCTCCCTTCTCGGGCTGGTGTAA
- the katE gene encoding catalase HPII, which produces MSQNDKTHHPQQSPVHDENEAKPGLDSLAPDDGSHRASPVPTPPGQQPTAPGSLKAPDTGNEKLNALDAVRKGGENYPLTTNQGVRIADDQNSLRAGTRGPTLLEDFILREKITHFDHERIPERIVHARGSAAHGYFQPYKNLSDITKAAFLSDPDKITPVFVRFSTVQGGAGSADTVRDIRGFATKFYTEEGIFDLVGNNTPIFFIQDAHKFPDFVHAVKPEPHWAIPQGQSAHDTFWDYVSLQPETLHNVMWAMSDRGIPRSYRTMEGFGIHTFRLINAEGKATFVRFHWKPVAGKASLVWDEAQKLTGRDPDFHRRDLWEAIEAGDFPEYELGFQLIPEEDEFKFDFDLLDPTKLIPEELVPVQLVGKMVLNRNPDNFFAENEQAAFHPGHIVPGLDFTNDPLLQGRLFSYTDTQISRLGGPNFHEIPINKPTCPYHNFQRDGMHRMEIDTNPANYEPNSINDNWPRETPPGPKRGGFESYQERVEGTKIRERSPSFGEYYAHPRLFWQSQTPVEQEHIIGAFSFELSKVVRTYIRERVVDQLARIDITLAQGVAENLGLTLTDEQRNLAPPQDVSGVKKDPSLSLYAVPGGDIKGRVVAVLLNDTPRASDVLAVLQALKAKGVHAKLLYSRMGEVTADDGSVLPVAATFAGSPSLTVDAVVVPCGDIQSLLNNGDAAYYLLEAYKHLKPIALAGDARQFKPLLKVADQGEEGIIEGDSAAGAFMDELVLQMAAHRVWSRRSKTASIPA; this is translated from the coding sequence ATGTCGCAAAATGATAAGACTCACCACCCGCAGCAATCCCCGGTACATGACGAAAATGAAGCGAAACCCGGACTGGACTCCCTGGCCCCGGACGATGGCTCCCACCGTGCCAGTCCTGTCCCTACCCCGCCAGGCCAGCAGCCCACAGCCCCAGGCAGCCTGAAGGCACCGGACACCGGCAATGAGAAGCTGAACGCGCTGGATGCCGTACGTAAGGGCGGCGAAAATTACCCGCTCACCACCAACCAGGGTGTGCGCATCGCTGACGATCAGAACTCGCTGCGCGCCGGTACGCGCGGCCCGACCCTGCTGGAAGATTTCATCCTGCGGGAGAAGATCACCCATTTCGACCATGAGCGCATCCCGGAGCGTATTGTCCACGCCCGCGGCTCGGCCGCGCATGGCTATTTCCAGCCGTATAAGAACCTGAGCGATATCACCAAAGCCGCCTTCCTCTCCGATCCGGATAAGATCACGCCGGTGTTTGTCCGTTTCTCTACGGTGCAGGGCGGCGCGGGCTCCGCCGACACGGTCCGCGATATCCGCGGGTTCGCCACCAAGTTCTACACCGAAGAGGGGATTTTTGACCTTGTGGGCAACAACACCCCGATCTTCTTTATTCAGGATGCCCACAAGTTCCCCGATTTTGTCCATGCGGTGAAGCCGGAGCCCCACTGGGCGATCCCGCAGGGCCAGAGCGCACACGACACCTTCTGGGATTACGTCTCGCTGCAGCCTGAAACCCTGCACAACGTGATGTGGGCGATGTCCGACCGCGGCATTCCCCGCAGCTATCGCACCATGGAAGGCTTTGGCATCCATACCTTCCGCCTAATCAATGCCGAAGGCAAAGCCACCTTTGTGCGTTTCCACTGGAAGCCGGTGGCCGGGAAAGCCTCGCTGGTATGGGATGAGGCGCAGAAGCTCACCGGGCGCGATCCGGACTTCCATCGTCGCGATCTGTGGGAAGCTATCGAAGCGGGTGATTTCCCGGAATATGAGCTGGGTTTCCAGCTGATCCCGGAAGAGGACGAGTTCAAATTTGATTTTGACCTGCTCGACCCGACCAAGCTGATCCCGGAAGAGCTGGTGCCGGTTCAACTGGTGGGCAAAATGGTCCTCAACCGTAACCCGGACAACTTTTTTGCCGAGAACGAGCAGGCCGCCTTCCATCCAGGGCACATCGTCCCGGGGCTGGACTTTACCAATGACCCGCTGTTGCAGGGCCGTCTGTTCTCCTACACCGATACGCAAATCAGCCGTCTGGGCGGGCCGAACTTCCACGAGATCCCGATCAACAAGCCAACCTGTCCGTACCATAACTTCCAGCGTGACGGGATGCACCGGATGGAGATCGATACCAATCCGGCCAACTACGAGCCCAACTCGATCAACGATAACTGGCCGCGCGAGACCCCGCCGGGGCCAAAACGCGGTGGCTTTGAGTCGTATCAGGAGCGCGTGGAAGGAACCAAAATCCGCGAACGCAGCCCGTCGTTCGGCGAGTATTACGCTCATCCGCGCCTGTTCTGGCAGAGCCAGACTCCCGTCGAGCAGGAGCACATTATTGGCGCTTTCAGCTTTGAGCTGAGCAAAGTGGTGCGAACCTATATCCGCGAGCGGGTGGTCGATCAGCTGGCGCGGATTGATATCACCCTTGCCCAGGGGGTAGCTGAAAATCTGGGGCTGACGCTCACCGACGAGCAACGCAATCTGGCCCCGCCGCAGGACGTCAGCGGTGTGAAAAAGGATCCGTCCCTCAGCCTGTATGCCGTTCCCGGCGGGGACATTAAAGGCCGCGTCGTGGCGGTACTGCTCAACGATACCCCGCGGGCGAGCGACGTGCTGGCGGTGTTGCAGGCGCTGAAGGCCAAGGGCGTACACGCGAAGCTGCTCTACTCGCGGATGGGCGAAGTGACCGCCGATGACGGCTCGGTGCTGCCGGTGGCAGCGACTTTTGCCGGATCGCCATCCTTAACCGTGGATGCGGTGGTGGTGCCCTGCGGCGATATTCAGAGCCTGCTCAACAACGGGGATGCCGCCTATTATCTGCTGGAAGCCTACAAGCACCTCAAGCCGATTGCGCTGGCGGGCGATGCGCGCCAGTTCAAACCGCTGTTGAAGGTGGCGGATCAGGGCGAAGAGGGAATTATCGAAGGCGACAGCGCAGCAGGCGCGTTTATGGACGAGCTGGTATTGCAGATGGCGGCGCACCGGGTCTGGTCGCGTCGCAGTAAAACCGCCAGCATTCCGGCGTAA